CATGTACTTCTTGGCTTCGATACCCAGCGGGGTTTCGCCCTTGACGTTTGCCCGGAAGATGTCGCCGGTAGAGATGGCGACTACGCCCAAGCGCTTGGAAATCCGCTCGGCCTGGGTTCCCTTGCCCGAACCCGGGGGTCCAATGATCAGCATTCTCGTCATCGCAAAAGCCCTTCGTAGTGACGTTGTTGTAGCTGCGCATCAATCTGCTTGACGGTTTCCAGGCCCACACCCACCATGATCAGAATTGACGTGCCACCGAACGGGAAGTTCTGGTTGGCGCCGATCAGGACGAGTGCGACCAGCGGAATCAACGCCACGAAGCCCAGGTAAAAGGCGCCGGGGAGGGTGATCCTGGAAAGCACGTACTGCAGGTAGTCCGCGGTCGGTTTACCCGCCCGGATGCCCGGAATGAACCCGCCGTACTTCTTCATGTTGTCCGAGACCTCTTCAGGGTTGAAGGTGATCGCGACGTAGAAGTAGGTGAAGAACACAATCATGACGAAGTACAACGCCATGTAGATGGGGTGGTCGCCCTTGGTGAGGTTGTTGTTTATCCACTCAACCCACGGGGCGATGGACTCTCCGGCCTTCGGCTGGTTGAACTGCGCAATCAGCCCGGGCAGGTAAAGCATGGAGGAAGCAAAGATGACGGGCACGACGCCGGCCATGTTCACCTTGATGGGGATGTAGGTGCTGGTGCCGCCCACAGTGCGCCGGCCGATCATGCGCTTCGCATATTGGACCGGAATGCGCCGCTGGGACTGCTCCACGAAGACTACGAGTGCGACCGTCACGAGGCCGATCGCCAACACCGTGAAGAAGGTGCCCGGACCCTTGGAGTTCCAGATGGCACCAAGCGAGGTCGGGAAGCCGGCAGCG
This genomic interval from Arthrobacter sp. FW306-2-2C-D06B contains the following:
- the secY gene encoding preprotein translocase subunit SecY gives rise to the protein MLSAFGRAFRTPDLRRKLLFTLGIITIFRLGAFIPSPGVSYQNVQQCLSSNQDQGGLYQLVNLFSGGALLQVSIFALGIMPYITASIIVQLLRVVIPRFQELYDEGASGQSKLTQYTRYLTIALGLLNATTLVSLARSGQLLPNCQLPIIPDTSIIATILVVITLTAGTGLIMWMGELVTEKGVGNGMSLLIFTSIAAGFPTSLGAIWNSKGPGTFFTVLAIGLVTVALVVFVEQSQRRIPVQYAKRMIGRRTVGGTSTYIPIKVNMAGVVPVIFASSMLYLPGLIAQFNQPKAGESIAPWVEWINNNLTKGDHPIYMALYFVMIVFFTYFYVAITFNPEEVSDNMKKYGGFIPGIRAGKPTADYLQYVLSRITLPGAFYLGFVALIPLVALVLIGANQNFPFGGTSILIMVGVGLETVKQIDAQLQQRHYEGLLR